Proteins encoded in a region of the Photobacterium profundum SS9 genome:
- a CDS encoding IS66 family transposase, with amino-acid sequence MKINLPDIPESEQTPLVKGLIGIIEQLSDTVERQQEEITLLKDEINVLKGQKKRPKFKPSKLDTNTDEKSDQGSTDNKRSGSTKRSKNQTLTIHQDNIVQPEQPLPIGARFKGYRDFVVQELEIQSCNVRYRLACYLLPDGSTVTATLPNGLAGQHFGTRLRSYILYQYHQCQVTQPLLLEQLREWGIDISSGQLNRLLTENHDDLHEEKAELLAAGLQSTGYITTDDTGARHQGKNGFVTHIGNEWFAWFQSSDRKNRINFLSLLRAGNKGYQVNTCALNYMATNKLPAPQLALLANTPVTNFGCEEEWSAHLVQLGIVVKRHIQIATEGALLGCASENEALGKLAVISDGAGQFKVLQHGLCWVHAERLVHKLIPLNEGHREDIAQVRDEIWSFYKELKEYKKQPCDTKKSALSKEFDRLFTQKTRYELLNQQLKRLNKLKSSLLLVLERPEIPIHTNGSENDLREQVKRRKVSGGTRSDLGRQCRDTFSSLKKTCRKLGVSFWKYLNDRISQSNVIPSLGSLVLQKAHPASAY; translated from the coding sequence ATGAAAATTAATCTCCCAGACATTCCAGAGTCAGAGCAAACCCCTTTGGTAAAAGGCTTAATTGGGATCATTGAGCAGCTTTCCGATACGGTTGAGCGCCAACAAGAAGAAATCACCCTCCTTAAAGACGAGATCAACGTACTAAAAGGGCAGAAAAAACGGCCCAAGTTCAAGCCGAGTAAACTCGACACAAATACCGATGAAAAGTCAGACCAAGGCTCGACTGATAACAAACGGTCCGGCTCTACCAAGCGTAGCAAAAATCAAACGCTGACCATTCATCAGGATAACATTGTCCAGCCAGAACAACCTTTACCTATCGGGGCACGATTCAAGGGCTACCGAGATTTTGTCGTCCAAGAGCTAGAGATACAGTCGTGCAATGTACGTTATCGCTTAGCTTGCTATCTATTACCTGATGGTTCGACGGTTACCGCTACCTTGCCTAATGGACTAGCAGGCCAACACTTTGGCACTCGACTAAGAAGCTACATCCTCTATCAGTATCATCAATGTCAGGTCACTCAGCCTCTGTTGTTGGAACAACTTAGAGAATGGGGTATCGATATTTCCAGTGGCCAATTAAATCGCTTATTGACCGAAAATCATGATGATTTGCATGAAGAAAAAGCCGAACTTCTGGCTGCAGGCCTGCAAAGCACTGGCTATATCACAACAGATGACACCGGAGCTAGGCATCAGGGCAAGAACGGTTTTGTCACCCACATAGGCAATGAGTGGTTTGCTTGGTTTCAAAGTTCAGACCGAAAAAATCGGATCAACTTCCTGTCACTCCTTCGGGCTGGAAACAAGGGTTATCAGGTGAACACCTGCGCACTAAACTATATGGCGACAAATAAACTCCCTGCTCCCCAGTTAGCATTGTTAGCAAACACACCAGTGACCAACTTTGGATGTGAGGAGGAATGGTCTGCTCATCTAGTTCAGCTGGGTATTGTCGTAAAAAGGCATATTCAAATAGCGACTGAAGGTGCCCTATTGGGTTGCGCGTCAGAGAATGAAGCTTTGGGTAAACTCGCTGTGATCAGTGATGGTGCTGGACAGTTTAAGGTTCTACAACATGGTTTGTGCTGGGTACATGCGGAGCGGTTGGTCCACAAGCTTATTCCGTTGAATGAGGGACATCGAGAAGACATCGCACAAGTACGTGATGAGATTTGGTCGTTCTACAAGGAGCTGAAAGAATACAAAAAACAGCCTTGCGACACGAAGAAATCAGCCCTGTCGAAGGAGTTCGATCGGCTATTTACTCAGAAAACCCGCTATGAGCTCCTTAATCAGCAACTAAAGCGGTTAAACAAATTAAAATCAAGCTTATTGCTGGTATTGGAACGACCAGAAATTCCAATCCATACAAATGGAAGCGAAAATGATCTAAGGGAGCAGGTCAAGCGGCGCAAAGTCAGTGGAGGTACTCGTAGTGATCTTGGCCGACAATGCCGAGATACCTTTTCCAGCCTGAAAAAAACGTGCCGAAAATTAGGGGTTTCCTTCTGGAAATATCTCAACGACCGAATTTCTCAAAGTAATGTAATCCCATCTTTAGGCTCTCTGGTGCTCCAGAAAGCCCACCCTGCCTCGGCTTATTGA
- a CDS encoding zinc/cadmium/mercury/lead-transporting ATPase gives MCAQCNNKKPYIHSIKPTAVQSNSVQVEACTSTDCCSATNTATVVSTETESNGDGDSNAEGPASSSPHQHDHQCDPVSESSCSTSCCSTSNVSLDQLTQSNLGHSQSWKVLGMDCPSCASKLEKSLMTLDGVERAKVMFATEKLVVNCQSADMVEAIEAKAKKTGFQLVTGRKSQQKQEKPHSIKQNFAVIAIASMMAVSFLVSQVSEQMGLIAFTLTSILGLFPIAKKAVVLAKSGTPFSIETLMSIAAIGALYLGETAEAAMVLLLFLIGEQLEGYASARARSGVKALMDLVPEEATVIRADGTRVKIAAEDLQKGDVIEVAPGSRLPADAQLLDIIASFDESALTGESVPVEHIPGEKVMAGSLVVDKVARLTIISEQGENAIDRILHLIEDAESRKAPLERFLDRFSRWYTPAMIVFAALVIVIPPLLFAQSWDEWIYRGLTLLLIACPCALVISTPAAITSGLAAAARRGALIKGGAALEQLGHIETIAFDKTGTLTQGKPVMTDLVSWDGNDDKLLAQSAAVEMGSLHPLAMAVVKAAQDRGLTVIEAAEREALPGRGIQGIINGETVLLCAADRLTESVILTNEQVAQVLALEAQGKTLVVVVRDGIAVGMIAWRDNLRDDAAQAVSALKKMGIKAVMLTGDNPRAAAAIAGEIGIEYRAGLLPADKVKEVQLANEKSHVAMVGDGINDAPAMKTASIGIAMGGGTDVALETADAALTHNRLSELPVMIELSKATLNNIRQNIGLALGLKAIFLVTTLFGLTGLWVAVLADSGATALVTLNALRLLRFEPKNKV, from the coding sequence ATGTGTGCTCAATGCAATAATAAAAAACCATATATCCATAGTATTAAACCAACAGCGGTGCAGAGTAACTCTGTTCAAGTAGAAGCGTGTACATCAACCGATTGTTGTAGTGCGACAAATACCGCGACTGTTGTATCAACTGAAACAGAAAGTAATGGCGATGGTGATTCAAATGCTGAAGGTCCTGCCTCCAGTTCTCCTCATCAGCATGATCATCAATGTGACCCTGTAAGTGAAAGCAGCTGTTCAACATCTTGCTGTAGTACATCTAACGTTTCGTTAGATCAGCTAACGCAATCAAATTTAGGCCATAGCCAAAGCTGGAAAGTACTGGGTATGGATTGTCCAAGCTGTGCGAGCAAACTTGAAAAGTCACTAATGACCCTTGATGGCGTCGAACGTGCCAAAGTAATGTTTGCAACAGAAAAGCTGGTGGTAAATTGTCAGTCAGCCGATATGGTTGAAGCGATTGAAGCTAAAGCGAAAAAAACAGGGTTCCAATTAGTCACTGGGCGTAAATCACAACAAAAACAAGAAAAGCCTCATTCTATAAAGCAAAATTTCGCAGTTATTGCCATTGCGAGCATGATGGCGGTGTCATTTCTGGTAAGCCAAGTGTCTGAACAGATGGGCTTAATAGCGTTCACTCTGACCAGCATTTTAGGCTTATTTCCAATAGCTAAAAAAGCCGTTGTATTAGCTAAATCAGGCACACCGTTTTCGATTGAAACCTTGATGAGCATTGCAGCCATCGGTGCATTGTACTTAGGTGAAACCGCCGAAGCGGCAATGGTGTTGTTGTTATTTCTTATCGGGGAACAACTTGAAGGATACGCCTCGGCTCGTGCACGTAGTGGTGTAAAAGCTTTGATGGATCTGGTGCCAGAAGAAGCGACGGTTATTCGTGCTGATGGTACAAGAGTGAAGATTGCTGCCGAAGATTTACAGAAAGGTGATGTGATTGAAGTGGCTCCGGGTTCGCGTTTGCCTGCGGATGCACAGTTACTTGATATTATTGCTAGCTTTGATGAAAGTGCTCTTACAGGTGAATCGGTTCCGGTTGAACATATACCTGGCGAGAAAGTCATGGCTGGCTCGCTAGTGGTTGACAAGGTTGCGCGCTTAACCATCATTTCAGAACAAGGTGAGAACGCCATTGATCGTATTCTACATCTGATTGAAGATGCAGAATCACGTAAAGCCCCACTTGAGCGCTTTTTAGACCGCTTTAGTCGTTGGTACACCCCGGCAATGATCGTGTTTGCTGCTTTGGTTATTGTGATTCCACCTTTGCTGTTTGCACAATCTTGGGATGAGTGGATATACCGAGGCTTAACATTACTATTGATTGCATGCCCATGTGCATTGGTGATCTCAACGCCAGCTGCCATTACATCAGGGTTAGCGGCCGCTGCACGCCGAGGTGCTTTAATTAAAGGCGGTGCAGCGTTAGAGCAATTAGGCCATATTGAAACTATCGCGTTTGATAAAACAGGAACATTAACGCAGGGTAAACCTGTAATGACAGATCTTGTAAGCTGGGATGGCAATGACGATAAACTGTTGGCGCAATCTGCTGCGGTTGAAATGGGTTCATTACATCCTCTGGCAATGGCCGTGGTAAAAGCAGCACAAGATCGTGGTTTAACGGTGATTGAAGCGGCAGAGCGTGAAGCATTACCTGGGCGTGGTATACAAGGCATTATAAATGGTGAGACGGTATTGCTCTGTGCAGCAGACAGATTAACAGAATCCGTTATATTGACTAACGAGCAAGTCGCTCAAGTATTAGCGCTTGAGGCACAAGGTAAAACATTGGTTGTAGTGGTACGAGATGGCATTGCTGTTGGTATGATCGCATGGCGTGATAATTTACGTGATGATGCCGCTCAAGCTGTATCTGCTCTGAAGAAAATGGGTATAAAGGCTGTAATGTTAACGGGGGATAACCCACGTGCCGCTGCTGCAATAGCGGGTGAGATTGGTATTGAGTACCGCGCTGGCTTGTTGCCTGCTGATAAAGTGAAAGAAGTACAACTTGCGAATGAAAAATCGCATGTTGCTATGGTCGGTGATGGTATTAATGATGCCCCAGCAATGAAAACGGCTTCGATTGGTATTGCCATGGGCGGCGGAACAGATGTGGCTTTAGAAACTGCAGATGCAGCGCTTACCCATAACCGTTTATCAGAATTACCAGTGATGATTGAGCTATCTAAAGCGACCTTAAATAATATTCGTCAAAACATTGGGTTGGCATTAGGTCTGAAAGCGATTTTCTTAGTGACAACGTTATTTGGTTTAACTGGATTGTGGGTAGCTGTTTTAGCTGACAGTGGTGCGACTGCGTTAGTGACGTTGAATGCATTAAGATTGCTTCGCTTTGAACCAAAGAACAAAGTCTAA
- the udp gene encoding uridine phosphorylase: MSDITVFHLGVTKADLNGAELAIIPGDPARVEKIASLMDNPEFLASSREYTLFRGVLDGKTVIVCSTGIGGPSTSIAVEELAQLGIRTFLRVGTTGAIQPHINVGDMIVTTGSVRLDGASLHFAPMEFPAVADFDVATAMKQAVIEEGATVHTGVTASSDTFYPGQERYDTFSGRVVKRFQGSMQEWQDMGVLNFEMESATLLTMCASSGLRAGCVAGVIVNRTQKEIPDHALLKATETRSIKVVVDAARRMLAE, from the coding sequence ATGTCTGATATTACAGTTTTCCATTTAGGTGTGACAAAAGCAGATCTCAATGGCGCAGAATTAGCAATTATTCCAGGTGATCCAGCGCGTGTAGAAAAAATCGCCAGCCTAATGGATAACCCTGAATTTTTAGCAAGTTCACGTGAGTACACATTGTTCCGTGGTGTACTTGACGGTAAAACTGTAATTGTGTGTTCTACAGGTATTGGTGGTCCATCTACTTCTATTGCAGTAGAAGAGTTAGCGCAGCTTGGTATTCGTACATTCCTACGTGTTGGTACAACAGGTGCGATTCAGCCACATATTAATGTTGGCGATATGATTGTAACAACAGGTTCAGTACGTTTAGATGGCGCAAGTCTACACTTTGCACCAATGGAATTCCCTGCAGTAGCTGACTTTGATGTGGCAACTGCAATGAAGCAAGCTGTTATAGAAGAAGGCGCAACAGTACACACTGGCGTAACGGCTTCAAGTGATACCTTCTACCCAGGTCAAGAGCGTTACGATACATTCAGTGGTCGTGTTGTTAAGCGTTTCCAAGGTTCTATGCAAGAATGGCAAGACATGGGCGTGTTGAACTTCGAAATGGAATCAGCAACGCTATTAACTATGTGTGCAAGTTCAGGTCTACGTGCAGGCTGTGTTGCGGGTGTTATTGTAAACCGTACTCAGAAAGAAATCCCTGATCACGCGTTATTAAAAGCAACTGAAACGCGTTCAATTAAAGTGGTTGTTGATGCTGCTCGTCGCATGCTAGCTGAGTAA
- a CDS encoding Card1-like endonuclease domain-containing protein — translation MNTHVGIIDQDPVRLITPLLDHGIPADRMIFIGTPSQKAQYERLASILTPRNIDAEFFEIPDSINITCLRERLNALADDLKKNHQEVWFNASCGLRHRLLSAYEVFRTFHWPIYVIEPYSDEMCWLYPSDRKQQQVEDRIQLSDYLTIFGARCELPETTVTDELNDQLWDLGQRWAGSALELGPGLATLNYLATTCRKEQKLDVGLSEKQQGYKELGMLINDLHETGLATYENGILTFKHEEARRFANGEWLENLVHSTVRAIQNELPTIQDHSLGVQVYRKIGEREVRNELDVATLVNNKLHIIECKTKGMRDDGDDTLYKLESLRDLLGGLQARAMLVSFRPLRHHDLVRAQDLGLAIIGPDQLGELQTHLHNWLKGAGGQPHDHNIA, via the coding sequence ATGAATACTCACGTTGGCATTATCGATCAAGATCCCGTTAGGTTGATCACCCCTTTGCTTGATCACGGCATTCCTGCCGATAGAATGATCTTTATTGGCACTCCAAGCCAAAAAGCACAATATGAACGCCTCGCATCCATACTGACACCACGTAATATTGATGCTGAATTTTTTGAAATACCAGATTCAATTAATATTACTTGCCTTCGCGAACGACTCAATGCTTTAGCCGATGATCTAAAAAAGAATCATCAAGAAGTATGGTTTAATGCGAGCTGTGGATTACGTCACCGTTTACTGTCTGCTTATGAAGTATTCCGTACGTTTCATTGGCCTATCTATGTTATCGAACCTTATAGCGATGAGATGTGCTGGTTATACCCGTCTGATCGCAAACAGCAGCAGGTTGAAGATCGCATTCAATTAAGCGATTACTTAACAATATTTGGTGCGCGTTGTGAGCTACCAGAAACAACAGTAACCGATGAGCTCAATGACCAACTATGGGATTTGGGGCAGCGTTGGGCGGGTTCGGCGTTAGAATTAGGCCCTGGACTGGCCACATTGAATTACCTCGCGACGACGTGCCGTAAAGAACAAAAATTAGATGTCGGTTTAAGCGAAAAACAACAAGGCTACAAAGAATTAGGCATGCTAATTAATGATTTGCATGAAACTGGTTTAGCGACTTACGAAAATGGCATTCTTACTTTTAAACACGAAGAGGCCCGTCGTTTTGCTAATGGTGAATGGTTAGAAAATCTGGTTCATAGTACGGTTCGTGCGATACAAAATGAATTACCAACCATTCAAGACCATTCATTAGGTGTACAAGTTTACCGTAAGATTGGTGAGCGTGAAGTCCGTAACGAACTCGATGTGGCAACACTGGTTAATAACAAGCTGCATATTATTGAATGTAAAACGAAAGGCATGCGTGACGATGGTGACGACACGCTCTATAAACTGGAATCATTACGTGATCTACTTGGCGGCTTACAAGCACGAGCAATGCTGGTGAGTTTCCGGCCATTACGTCATCACGATTTAGTTCGCGCACAAGATTTAGGTTTAGCGATTATTGGTCCTGATCAGTTAGGTGAATTACAAACTCACTTACATAACTGGTTAAAAGGTGCAGGTGGCCAGCCACACGATCACAATATCGCCTAA
- the treR gene encoding trehalose operon repressor TreR produces MTRKLTILDIAKLAGVGKSTVSRVLTNDPKVKIETRERVEQVIQESGFVPSKSAQAMRGGSAKVVGVIISRLDSPSENKAVSGILDVIYTAGYDAVIMESQFSAEKTNEHLSVLQKRNVDGVILFGFSGCDLSIVESLNHKAVVIAVDTGRISSVGYDNYGIIELAMANLQQQGKQHISFIGVDPSDKTTGLMRLNAYIEYCESANIEPIYQTGQLSHESAYVLTDHVLKPETEAIVCASDTLAMGVAKRLQELDRSDVLVSGVGATDLLSFIFPNTFSIDPGYYAAGKASASLLIKQLAGCHEVTHLTQKAMIAQ; encoded by the coding sequence ATGACTAGAAAACTCACCATTTTAGATATCGCAAAGTTAGCAGGGGTTGGCAAATCCACCGTTTCGCGTGTGTTAACCAATGATCCAAAAGTGAAGATTGAAACCCGAGAAAGAGTTGAACAAGTCATTCAAGAATCAGGTTTTGTGCCATCTAAATCAGCCCAAGCGATGCGAGGTGGCAGTGCGAAAGTGGTGGGAGTTATTATCTCGCGGCTTGATTCTCCCTCAGAGAACAAAGCGGTGAGTGGCATTTTGGATGTGATTTATACGGCAGGTTATGATGCCGTCATTATGGAAAGCCAATTTAGTGCTGAAAAAACCAATGAGCATTTGTCTGTACTGCAAAAGCGCAATGTAGATGGGGTGATTTTATTTGGCTTTAGCGGTTGTGACTTGTCGATTGTGGAAAGTTTGAATCACAAAGCCGTTGTTATTGCGGTGGACACCGGACGGATCTCATCTGTGGGTTACGATAATTATGGCATTATTGAGCTGGCAATGGCGAATCTTCAACAGCAGGGTAAGCAGCACATTAGTTTTATCGGTGTTGATCCTAGCGATAAAACGACAGGTTTAATGCGCCTCAATGCGTATATTGAATATTGTGAATCTGCCAACATTGAACCGATCTATCAGACGGGTCAACTTAGCCATGAAAGTGCTTATGTACTGACAGATCATGTGCTTAAGCCTGAAACCGAAGCGATTGTGTGTGCAAGTGATACGTTAGCGATGGGAGTGGCGAAGCGTTTACAAGAATTAGACCGCAGTGATGTATTGGTTTCTGGTGTGGGCGCAACGGATTTATTGTCTTTTATATTTCCCAATACCTTCAGTATTGATCCTGGTTATTATGCGGCGGGTAAAGCGTCTGCCTCCTTACTTATCAAGCAACTCGCTGGTTGCCACGAAGTTACACACCTCACGCAAAAAGCCATGATTGCTCAATAG
- the treB gene encoding PTS trehalose transporter subunit IIBC, producing the protein MSKINRQHIERLVELIGGAGNIASVSHCLTRLRFVLNDTERANVKEIEKIPAVKGCFTNAGQFQVVIGTEVDEAYKVLSDITGNAGASKEEAKVAARQNMSLLERSISHLAEIFVPLLPAIITGGLILGFRNVIGDIRMFDGKTLVEISQFWATVHSFLWLIGEAIFFFLPVGVCWATVKKLGGTPILGIVLGITLVSPQLMNAYLIGKEVPEVWDFGWFVIEKVGYQAQVIPAIFAGMALAFIETNLKRIIPSYLYLVIVPFISLILAVILAHALIGPFGRAIGDAVGYAAKVAMTGDFAVLGSMIFAFFYAPLVITGIHHTTNAVDLQLMQDMGGTPIWPLIALSNIAQASAVVGIIWISKKHNEREISVPAAISAFLGVTEPAMYGINLKYKFPMLSAMIGAAIAAGICGSAGVMANGIGVGGLPGILSIQPQYWTVYLIAMLVAMAVPLTLTLILYKRAQAKGDIDQDDKLQAVAN; encoded by the coding sequence ATGAGTAAAATAAATCGACAGCATATTGAGCGTTTGGTTGAGCTGATTGGCGGCGCAGGCAATATAGCCAGCGTTAGCCACTGTTTAACCAGATTGCGTTTTGTTCTTAACGATACAGAACGAGCAAACGTTAAAGAGATCGAAAAAATTCCAGCGGTGAAAGGGTGTTTCACCAATGCGGGGCAGTTCCAAGTAGTTATTGGCACTGAAGTTGATGAAGCCTATAAGGTGTTATCCGACATTACGGGAAATGCGGGAGCATCAAAAGAAGAAGCCAAGGTTGCCGCTCGTCAGAACATGAGCCTGCTTGAAAGAAGTATTTCTCACCTTGCTGAAATTTTTGTTCCTCTATTACCGGCAATCATTACTGGTGGTTTGATTCTTGGTTTCCGTAACGTCATCGGCGATATTCGCATGTTCGATGGCAAAACCTTAGTCGAAATCAGTCAATTCTGGGCAACAGTTCATTCATTCTTGTGGCTGATTGGTGAAGCGATTTTCTTCTTCCTACCCGTTGGTGTGTGTTGGGCGACGGTGAAAAAGCTTGGCGGTACGCCTATTCTGGGTATTGTGCTGGGTATCACTCTGGTTTCACCTCAGCTAATGAATGCTTATCTGATTGGTAAAGAAGTACCAGAGGTATGGGATTTCGGCTGGTTTGTGATAGAGAAAGTGGGCTATCAAGCACAGGTCATTCCGGCAATATTCGCCGGTATGGCATTGGCGTTTATAGAAACCAACCTTAAACGAATTATTCCTTCTTATTTGTACTTAGTGATTGTGCCGTTTATTTCGTTGATTCTTGCCGTTATCTTAGCGCACGCATTGATTGGTCCATTCGGTCGTGCTATTGGCGATGCTGTGGGTTATGCCGCTAAAGTGGCAATGACAGGTGACTTTGCCGTTCTTGGTTCAATGATTTTTGCCTTTTTCTACGCGCCATTGGTTATTACGGGTATTCACCATACAACCAACGCTGTGGATTTACAGTTGATGCAAGATATGGGCGGCACACCGATTTGGCCGCTTATTGCATTATCAAACATTGCTCAAGCCTCTGCGGTTGTCGGCATTATTTGGATCAGCAAAAAACACAACGAACGTGAAATTTCAGTACCTGCCGCTATTTCTGCTTTCTTAGGCGTGACTGAGCCTGCGATGTACGGCATCAATTTGAAATACAAATTTCCAATGTTAAGCGCAATGATAGGTGCCGCTATAGCCGCGGGTATTTGTGGCAGCGCGGGCGTGATGGCAAATGGCATCGGTGTGGGCGGATTACCGGGTATTTTATCCATTCAGCCACAATATTGGACGGTTTATCTTATTGCTATGCTGGTGGCTATGGCTGTACCACTGACCTTAACGTTAATACTTTATAAGCGCGCCCAAGCCAAGGGTGATATAGATCAAGATGATAAGTTACAGGCAGTAGCTAACTGA
- the treC gene encoding alpha,alpha-phosphotrehalase, with protein MTEHNEWWRTATIYQIYPKSFCDSGCQGTGDIKGIISKLGYLQKLGIDAIWLTPIYCSPMIDNGYDISDYYNVNPDFGTMNDFDLLLDEAHQKGIRIVMDIVVNHTSTEHAWFKSALGNKQSPYRDYYIWKDPVDGAEPTNWASKFGGNAWALDEATNQYYLHLFAKEQADLNWENPKVRDEVKEVISFWAEKGVDGFRLDVINLISKQQDFPNDHIGDGRCFYTDGPHVHEYLRDISESVFQKYGSVTVGEMSSTTLEHCQQYSANDGKELSMVFNFHHLKADYENGEKWTKAPFDFLQLKQIFNHWQQGLNGKGWGALFWCNHDQPRVVSRLGDDQQYRVESAKMLATSIHMMQGTPYIYQGEEIGMTNPAYTSIEQYRDVESTNMYDIMVNQQGVSEADMLAILAQKSRDNARTPMQWDATEQAGFTQGKPWLAVAENYHEINAQQAVEDPNSVFYFYRKLIELRKEIAVITTGDYSDLMPDNMQLFCYRRESEQQLLVCINNYYGTDIECDLPSDIDTTQGRYILGNYEGYQDRTASQTVRLKPYECLVLLIDKV; from the coding sequence ATGACAGAGCATAATGAATGGTGGCGTACAGCGACCATTTATCAGATTTATCCTAAAAGTTTTTGTGACAGTGGATGTCAGGGCACGGGCGATATTAAAGGGATTATTTCAAAGCTCGGTTATCTCCAAAAGTTAGGTATTGATGCGATTTGGTTAACCCCGATTTATTGTTCACCGATGATCGATAATGGCTACGATATATCTGATTACTATAATGTGAATCCAGATTTTGGCACTATGAACGATTTCGACCTGCTATTAGATGAAGCGCATCAAAAAGGTATCCGTATTGTTATGGATATTGTGGTTAATCATACCTCGACTGAACATGCATGGTTTAAATCGGCACTAGGTAATAAGCAAAGCCCATATCGTGATTATTATATTTGGAAAGATCCGGTTGATGGCGCAGAGCCAACGAATTGGGCATCTAAGTTTGGTGGCAATGCGTGGGCATTAGACGAAGCAACCAATCAGTATTACCTGCACCTTTTTGCTAAAGAACAAGCCGATTTGAATTGGGAAAACCCAAAAGTTCGGGATGAAGTGAAAGAGGTCATTAGCTTCTGGGCTGAAAAAGGGGTCGATGGTTTTCGTTTAGATGTGATTAATTTAATCTCTAAACAACAAGATTTCCCAAATGATCACATCGGTGATGGGCGTTGTTTCTATACTGATGGCCCACATGTACATGAGTATCTTAGAGATATCAGTGAAAGCGTTTTTCAAAAATACGGTTCAGTAACTGTGGGTGAAATGTCATCGACAACCTTGGAACACTGTCAGCAGTATTCAGCGAATGACGGTAAAGAGTTGTCTATGGTGTTTAATTTTCACCATCTAAAAGCTGATTATGAAAATGGTGAAAAGTGGACCAAAGCACCGTTTGATTTTCTGCAACTTAAGCAGATTTTTAACCATTGGCAACAAGGCTTAAACGGCAAAGGGTGGGGCGCTTTATTCTGGTGTAACCATGACCAACCTCGTGTAGTCAGCCGTTTAGGGGATGATCAGCAATACCGAGTTGAGTCAGCCAAAATGCTCGCGACGTCTATTCATATGATGCAGGGTACGCCGTATATTTATCAAGGTGAAGAAATTGGCATGACCAACCCAGCTTATACCTCGATAGAACAATACCGCGATGTGGAAAGTACCAATATGTACGACATTATGGTAAATCAACAAGGTGTAAGTGAAGCGGATATGCTCGCTATTTTGGCGCAAAAATCCCGCGATAACGCCCGTACCCCGATGCAATGGGATGCTACCGAGCAAGCTGGATTTACTCAAGGAAAGCCTTGGCTAGCTGTTGCAGAAAACTATCACGAGATAAACGCGCAGCAAGCCGTTGAAGATCCCAACTCTGTATTCTATTTCTACCGTAAGTTGATTGAATTACGTAAAGAGATTGCAGTGATCACAACGGGAGATTACAGCGATTTAATGCCAGATAACATGCAGCTGTTTTGTTATCGCCGAGAGTCAGAACAACAACTGCTTGTCTGTATTAACAATTATTATGGTACTGATATTGAGTGCGATCTACCGTCTGATATTGATACTACTCAGGGGCGTTATATTTTAGGTAACTATGAAGGTTATCAAGATCGAACAGCAAGCCAAACGGTACGACTAAAACCATATGAATGTTTGGTGCTATTAATTGATAAAGTGTAA
- a CDS encoding LysE family translocator, with protein sequence MIDLSILPVYLTAVVALLLIPGPDMLLIASSSLSYGKKVGIFASLGNATAGLVLTLLAAMGVSALIAMNPIALQVLRLLGGAYLLKMGWDCMRTNPVDAPEIEQQTGLAKTLYLRAVISNLLNPKALIFFVLFLPQFVSTQSTATSGEQMLVLGLLLNVLGLIFNLFLVSMVGSLGKSLLKNEKFRTNQHKVMGLVFFILAIWLLASQVPTPVIH encoded by the coding sequence ATGATTGATTTATCTATTCTTCCAGTGTATTTAACCGCTGTTGTTGCTCTACTACTGATCCCTGGGCCCGACATGTTACTTATCGCCAGCTCTAGCTTAAGCTACGGAAAAAAAGTCGGGATCTTTGCAAGCCTTGGGAATGCGACAGCAGGTTTAGTGCTGACTTTACTGGCTGCAATGGGTGTATCTGCATTAATTGCCATGAACCCAATCGCATTACAAGTATTGCGTTTATTAGGCGGAGCATATTTATTAAAGATGGGCTGGGACTGTATGCGTACTAACCCAGTCGATGCTCCAGAAATAGAACAACAAACAGGTTTAGCAAAAACACTGTATCTCCGAGCTGTTATCAGTAATTTGCTTAATCCCAAAGCACTGATCTTCTTCGTATTATTTCTACCACAATTTGTATCGACTCAATCGACAGCAACATCTGGCGAGCAAATGCTGGTTCTTGGTTTGTTATTGAATGTGCTGGGCTTAATCTTTAATTTATTCTTAGTGTCGATGGTAGGAAGTCTTGGTAAGTCATTGTTGAAAAATGAAAAGTTCCGTACTAATCAGCATAAAGTGATGGGTTTGGTCTTTTTCATACTGGCAATATGGCTTTTAGCATCACAGGTGCCAACACCCGTAATACACTAA